One part of the Mytilus trossulus isolate FHL-02 chromosome 11, PNRI_Mtr1.1.1.hap1, whole genome shotgun sequence genome encodes these proteins:
- the LOC134691522 gene encoding myotubularin-related protein 9-like, translating to MEFAEFIKTPTVENVCMKLTFSKAVTGTLCITGHHVILSSKSENHEELWLLHSAIDSTEKKMTQSNGKYILILKCKDLQMIELEFNGGDDCLDVASSIENLSHVDDISLKYPFFYRAGFEPLEDGWQTFLPENEYTRFKDCSEEWRLSYVNKDYKSSVVGGGYEPEVCYPQWRRIHQSLDRRQAFHDSLIKLMELSLDNTSSMDKWLSKLESSNWLSHVKDILTCACTVAQCIDSEGASVLVHGSEGFDTTLQVTSLVQLILDHDCRTINGFEALVEREWLQGGHPFADRCSKSAFAITKQRSESPVFLLFLDCVWQIWQQFPCSFEFNEEFLVLLFEHTYSSQFGTFLCNNEKERKECKWSSRTVSLWTYLARPEVLQKYLNPMYDPNPRVIWPSVAPQSLVLWSGLYQRSIIDQSKQKEAWQEVSKIREYDKELRSKVTKLRRQLASLEREALGVGLILPSELGVDCIPE from the exons ATGGAATTTGCAGAATTTATTAAGACCCCTACAGTGGAGAATGTCTGTATGAAACTTACTTTTTCTAAAGCAGTTACTGGTACTCTTTGTATCACAGGGCATCATGTAATACTGTCCTCTAAATCAGAAAATCATGAGGAGTTGTGG CTGCTACACAGTGCTATAGACAgtacagagaaaaaaatgaccCAGTCAAATGGGAAATATATACTGATTCTGAAATGTAAAGACTTGCAGATGATAGAGTTAGAATTCAATGGTGGTGATGACTGTTTAGATGTAGCATCATCAATAGAGAATCTGTCTCATGTTG ATGATATTAGCCTGAAGTATCCATTTTTCTATCGAGCTGGATTTGAGCCATTAGAGGACGGCTGGCAGACATTTTTACCAGAGAATGAATACACTAGGTTTAAAGATTGCTCTGAGGAATGGAGACTTAGTTATGTGAACAAAGATTATAAG AGTTCTGTTGTAGGTGGAGGTTATGAACCCGAGGTATGTTATCCACAGTGGAGACGGATACATCAGTCTTTGGATAGGAGACAAGCTTTCCATGATTCACTCATCAAATTGATGGAAT TATCCCTTGACAACACCAGTAGTATGGACAAATGGTTATCAAAGTTAGAATCCAGTAACTGGTTATCACATGTCAAAGATATACTAACGTGTGCTTGTACTGTAGCACAGTGTATAGATTCTGAAG gGGCTTCAGTATTGGTCCATGGATCTGAGGGATTTGATACAACTTTACAGGTTACCTCCCTTGTACAACTTATATTGGACCATGACTGTAGGACCATTAATgg atttgaAGCCTTAGTAGAGCGTGAATGGTTACAAGGAGGACATCCATTTGCTGACCGCTGTTCCAAATCAGCATTTGCCATCACTAAACAGAGAAGTGAATCTCctgtttttcttctctttttagATTGTGTCTGGCAG ATATGGCAACAGTTTCCTTGTTCATTTGAGTTCAATGAAGAGTTTCTAGTCCTGCTGTTTGAACACACCTACTCTTCACAATTTg gtACATTCCTGTGCAATAATGAGAAGGAAAGAAAAGAGTGTAAATGGTCCTCAAGAACAGTCTCTTTATG GACATATTTAGCAAGACCAGAAGTTTTACAGAAGTATCTTAATCCTATGTATGATCCTAATCCACGAGTTATATGGCCCTCTGTAGCTCCACAAAGTTTG GTGTTGTGGTCTGGGTTATACCAGAGATCTATAATTGACCAATCAAAACAGAAGGAGGCTTGGCAGGAAGTCAGTAAAATTAGAGAGTATGACAAGGAattaaggtcaaaggtcaccaaaCTAAGGAG acaaCTTGCCTCATTAGAAAGAGAAGCACTAGGAGTTGGACTGATTCTTCCCTCAGAACTTGGTGTTGATTGTATACCAGAATGA